A region of Chitinophaga flava DNA encodes the following proteins:
- a CDS encoding non-ribosomal peptide synthetase/type I polyketide synthase, translated as MKKQDSPATLSAMLIRLKDVKDKGITFIGTGNKEEFLSYGQLYADALSWMYYLQEQGLRSGDELVLQVEDNKTFLQIFWACILSAIIPVPASVAYHTENVTKLTRISAFLNHPFLVTNRPHYEKLCEQKNTDRNFEEHFDRVLFTEDMKHAGREGQIYPVTADMIAFLQFSSGSTGDPKGVTLTHANVIANICGSLLVNDWNEQDSTLSWMPLTHDMGLICFHLYPLQIGIQQYFMPTDLFIRAPLVWLQKISTHRVTITGSPNFGYKYYLTQFREHKASDLDLSCLRIINNGAEPISAALCRRFTDTMKSCGLHPHAIRTGYGLAEATLKVSFTRSFPALKTILVKRKMLTLGNCVITHDSVQPMPSESTLELVNVGEPIIGMNIRIYDEQDNILPEGYMGLIRVKGDSVTRKYYNNAAATNASISKDGWLNTGDTGFMWEGCLYVAGRVKDIIFVNGANIYPHDIENTLEQLEGIDTGKVVACGIPDKETGVEAIVIFVVHKASVEAFKPLADAIKGFIAARLGLEIKQVVPVRKIPKTTSGKVKRYLLAESFVQGDYTTIINTMEEVHKGTDKVSPLSAPSALSKDTIEQWLCEWLQQRFNLTATDLVVDKPFSAYGMTSMHVVVLAADLEVLLGTTVEKTIIYNFPTPATLSAYLSGTGNDAKKESELRHSEGDDNDSIAIVGIGCRFPGDINTPEAFWTFLKEQRSAITVTPEDRWDVAANSATEEITSGKMYTQHGGFLKQVDKFDPMFFGISPKEAAYMDPQQRLLLEICWEALEHGGFSALKLRGSDSGIFIGMGSDDYETIIHDNKEHSFGEDMDSLGVERSIAAGRIAYTFDFHGPVMQLDTACSSSLLCIHQARLSLIRRECSLALAGGVNLMLTPDTTAKLCQMNALSPTGLCKSFDDSADGYVRGEGCGIVVMKRLRDALADGDNILAVIKGSAVNHDGLSNGLTAPNGTMQQQLIKKALRDASVGAETVQYVETHGTGTRLGDPVEVQALQAVYGDASTKDKPLLIGAVKSNIGHLEAAGGVAGFIKTVLCLQHGEIPASLHYEVPNKFIPWNEMAVKVVDKLVDWPAAVIRRAAVSAFGLSGTNVHVIVEQAPDVSSGAEAQQRQVVYPSYPLLLSAKTPAALKALAQQYIHFCNNNSADWRDIAYSTAITRDVFQHRLALQTTSKQAAGKYLLDYVNGITNEIRSGVAQASKGKLVWLFTGQGTENWNTGKELYEHNPVFKNVIDQCDAFLKNRWDIQLVKIFYETDGAERDKILQQPMFAQPAVFAISCGLAAVLKSWGVSPSIVVGHGVGEYAAACIAGVFSLEDGLTLIAARAQLTQSIKERGTMAIVFADSESVASQIAAYGKDLSIAAINGPVNTVISGKEDAVTLVLQSLKQQGIRSRKLPVSHTSHSAFMEPMLDEFREVAAGVKFHQPVINLISSVTGMLATPTIASPDYWCEHITAPVQFYKSLTTITEQGGDMLMELGPHPALLPLAQMTLEYPEDSLLTSLEHGVSSWSIMLQNLMALHVKGISVNWEEFYAECLCQKVTLPVYPFQRQRYWIQQVENTPVAMTSPVKIKEITDTRDQTADSHMDTLAYLRGTLGELLKIPAAEIDIHREILLLGANSLTLIRMVKSIEKKYEVKFTIPQLFEALTTLDQLATYIEAHKTVQTAPEKTDPIPATSDVIQAPAAASDLNSVVTAVSAVIQEQMENMRQQILVSMAQQFKLLALQLDSVRSVPGAIETVASGEMKNIPENGHHPMEERNPKGESFSSESSLSAITRQQSRPLHIPLSFEQESLWFIDQLEGSVAYHEYLVYRVEGAIQVPALRYALRQIVNRHEVLRTVFTLEDETLFQKVLAADQWELEINDRTVYEAHSQTLETYLIQLVSAPFDLSKDYMLRAQLIHLSEVEHILVLTTHHIASDGWSIDILYRELVEFYTAYMESRTPQLPSLNMQYADYAIWQRESLSEEVLNNKLVYWKNKLEGVIPLNLLTDHPRPAVPGIQGAAFTYNIDFELTDGLRNLGKQHGSTLYMTLLSVFNVLLYRYSGQGDICIGTSVVTRMKEGVEELIGYFVNTLAIRNELKSDILFTQLLKQVRQTTLDAFEHHDVPFAKVVDQITTKRDLGRNPLFQVRFELHEQPDISVLDLGGARLSGEMLNYTAAKFDLMFSLYETKEGLYGRVEYDKDLFDEDTIVQLSQHFKQLLYAVVKSPEEQIGRLSMLSPQEQEQLLISFNDVSGELPANRTMMDLFMAQVYHTPDAIAVMFEDQQLTYSELAASADQLAHYLRAKGVREETIVPICIERSLNMIIGILGILKAGAAYVPIDTEYPIDRIRHILEDTGANIIVADTATKSLFAFIEETSNIIVLDADKHIFSKHPAITPEVFVTPSHLAYVIYTSGSTGQPKGVMVEHGGMLNHLYSKITTLNVTSDTTIAFTAAYTFDISVWQMFASLIKGGKTIIYHESLILQPALFLDALILDRITILELVPSYLAVLLREKKLTLLKDLCFLIVTGEAVSHHLLELWFKCHTERVIPVANAYGPTEASDNICHYAMYELPEQVNIPLGRPIQNMKIYILDDSLQLCPVGVAGEICVTGIGVSRGYLNRPSLTAERFIKDPFYPESTMRMYRTGDRGRWSSEGIIEYLGRVDNQVKIRGYRIEPGEIESALQASGMVNEAVVIARQDHLTNNNNNSNLIAYVVPQENFDKAAVLSYLKMRLPGYMIPTLLIEIDKLPLTANGKIDKKALPDPGEMASVGNRHVPPGNELESLLVGAWEQILGISGVGIYDNFFESGGHSLLGSLLISVLRRQLKVELTVKTLFHFPTVAKMATYIESQTKELLLPVKHRRIVI; from the coding sequence ATGAAGAAACAAGATAGTCCTGCAACACTGTCAGCAATGTTGATAAGGCTCAAAGATGTTAAAGATAAAGGGATCACTTTTATCGGAACAGGCAACAAGGAAGAGTTCCTTTCATACGGCCAACTTTATGCAGATGCCTTGTCCTGGATGTATTATTTGCAGGAGCAGGGGCTGCGCTCTGGTGATGAACTAGTGTTACAGGTGGAAGATAATAAAACCTTTCTGCAGATTTTCTGGGCCTGTATATTAAGTGCTATTATACCAGTCCCGGCTTCTGTTGCCTACCATACAGAGAACGTAACCAAATTAACCAGGATAAGCGCATTTTTAAATCATCCATTCCTGGTCACTAACCGTCCACATTATGAAAAACTATGTGAACAAAAGAATACAGACAGGAACTTCGAAGAACATTTTGATCGTGTGCTTTTTACGGAAGATATGAAGCATGCAGGCAGAGAAGGACAGATATATCCTGTAACTGCGGATATGATTGCATTCCTGCAGTTCTCTTCTGGTTCTACAGGCGATCCTAAAGGAGTAACATTGACCCATGCCAATGTGATCGCCAATATATGCGGTTCTTTATTGGTGAACGATTGGAATGAGCAAGATAGTACGCTGAGCTGGATGCCGTTAACACATGATATGGGTCTGATCTGCTTTCATCTATATCCGCTCCAAATAGGCATACAACAATATTTTATGCCCACGGATTTGTTTATAAGGGCTCCTTTAGTATGGTTGCAAAAGATATCAACTCATCGCGTTACGATAACAGGTTCTCCCAACTTTGGTTATAAATACTACCTGACTCAATTCAGGGAGCATAAAGCGAGCGACCTGGACCTGTCTTGCCTGCGTATCATTAATAATGGTGCAGAACCCATATCAGCAGCTTTATGTCGCCGTTTTACAGATACGATGAAGAGCTGTGGTCTTCATCCTCATGCAATACGGACAGGATATGGATTGGCAGAAGCCACACTGAAGGTGAGCTTCACGCGTTCTTTTCCTGCGTTGAAAACTATTCTGGTAAAGAGAAAAATGTTGACCCTGGGCAACTGTGTAATAACACATGACAGCGTACAGCCCATGCCTTCGGAAAGTACACTTGAGCTGGTAAATGTGGGAGAACCCATCATCGGTATGAATATCAGGATCTATGATGAACAGGACAATATATTACCGGAGGGTTATATGGGGCTTATCCGGGTCAAAGGGGATAGTGTAACCCGAAAATATTATAACAATGCAGCGGCTACAAACGCTTCCATCAGTAAGGATGGATGGTTGAACACAGGTGATACAGGATTCATGTGGGAAGGGTGTTTGTATGTCGCAGGAAGAGTAAAGGATATCATCTTTGTAAATGGTGCAAATATATATCCGCATGATATAGAAAATACATTAGAACAATTAGAAGGTATCGATACGGGAAAAGTGGTGGCTTGTGGTATACCGGACAAAGAAACTGGAGTAGAGGCTATTGTCATCTTTGTGGTGCACAAAGCCTCAGTAGAGGCATTCAAGCCTCTTGCCGATGCTATAAAAGGATTTATTGCAGCACGTTTGGGCTTGGAAATAAAACAGGTCGTACCAGTGAGAAAAATACCAAAAACCACCAGCGGAAAAGTGAAACGGTATTTATTGGCGGAATCCTTTGTACAAGGCGATTATACAACTATTATCAACACAATGGAGGAAGTGCATAAGGGTACTGATAAAGTATCCCCGCTGTCTGCTCCTTCTGCCCTGTCTAAAGATACAATTGAGCAATGGTTATGTGAATGGTTACAACAGCGTTTTAATCTTACAGCAACAGATCTGGTGGTAGACAAGCCATTTTCTGCGTATGGTATGACTTCCATGCATGTAGTTGTCCTGGCAGCCGATCTGGAAGTGTTGCTGGGCACTACGGTTGAGAAAACCATTATTTATAATTTCCCTACCCCGGCTACCTTATCAGCATATCTTTCGGGCACAGGTAATGATGCAAAGAAAGAATCTGAGCTGCGTCATAGCGAGGGTGATGATAACGACAGTATTGCAATAGTGGGTATTGGGTGTCGTTTCCCCGGAGATATTAATACCCCGGAAGCATTCTGGACATTTTTAAAAGAACAGCGTAGTGCCATTACCGTTACCCCGGAAGATCGTTGGGATGTGGCAGCCAATTCTGCCACAGAGGAGATAACCTCCGGAAAGATGTATACTCAGCACGGTGGCTTTCTGAAGCAGGTGGATAAGTTTGATCCGATGTTTTTTGGTATCTCACCGAAGGAAGCTGCTTATATGGACCCGCAGCAACGGCTGTTACTCGAAATATGCTGGGAAGCACTGGAGCATGGAGGATTTTCAGCATTAAAGCTGAGAGGTAGTGATAGCGGGATTTTTATTGGCATGGGATCGGATGATTATGAAACGATCATTCATGATAACAAGGAGCATTCTTTTGGTGAAGACATGGACAGCCTCGGTGTTGAAAGAAGTATCGCTGCTGGCAGGATCGCCTATACATTCGATTTTCATGGCCCGGTAATGCAATTGGATACAGCTTGTTCCTCCTCTCTGCTCTGCATCCACCAAGCCAGGTTAAGCCTTATACGCAGAGAGTGCTCTCTGGCCCTGGCAGGCGGGGTAAACCTGATGCTGACACCTGATACTACTGCTAAGCTATGTCAGATGAATGCACTTTCTCCAACCGGCTTATGTAAATCATTTGATGACAGCGCAGATGGATACGTGAGAGGAGAAGGCTGTGGTATAGTTGTAATGAAGCGATTGAGGGATGCATTGGCAGATGGCGATAATATCCTTGCGGTGATCAAAGGTTCAGCAGTTAACCACGATGGGCTCAGTAACGGACTTACAGCGCCGAATGGTACCATGCAGCAGCAACTGATCAAAAAAGCATTGAGAGATGCTTCTGTTGGTGCAGAAACTGTGCAATATGTGGAAACGCATGGAACAGGTACCCGTCTGGGTGATCCTGTTGAAGTACAGGCTTTACAGGCTGTATATGGAGATGCCAGTACAAAAGACAAGCCATTATTGATAGGGGCTGTTAAATCAAATATCGGGCATCTGGAAGCAGCGGGAGGTGTAGCCGGGTTTATCAAAACGGTGCTTTGCTTACAACATGGAGAAATACCGGCCAGTCTGCATTATGAGGTTCCCAATAAATTTATACCCTGGAATGAAATGGCCGTTAAAGTAGTCGACAAACTGGTGGATTGGCCCGCTGCTGTAATAAGAAGAGCTGCCGTGAGTGCATTTGGATTGAGCGGGACCAACGTACACGTTATCGTGGAGCAGGCACCCGATGTAAGCAGTGGTGCGGAGGCCCAGCAACGACAGGTCGTGTATCCTTCTTATCCTTTGCTCTTATCTGCTAAAACACCCGCAGCACTGAAAGCATTGGCACAGCAGTATATTCACTTTTGTAATAATAACTCCGCTGATTGGCGGGATATAGCTTATAGTACAGCAATAACCCGTGATGTATTCCAGCACCGGCTAGCATTACAAACAACTTCCAAACAAGCAGCTGGAAAATACCTGCTTGATTATGTAAACGGTATAACAAATGAAATAAGGTCTGGGGTTGCCCAGGCGTCGAAAGGTAAACTGGTATGGCTGTTTACTGGGCAGGGAACCGAAAACTGGAATACGGGGAAAGAATTATATGAACATAATCCGGTGTTTAAAAATGTAATAGATCAATGTGATGCTTTTCTGAAAAACCGTTGGGATATTCAGTTGGTAAAAATATTTTATGAGACGGATGGCGCTGAAAGAGATAAAATTTTACAACAACCCATGTTCGCCCAGCCGGCCGTATTTGCTATTTCCTGTGGCCTGGCAGCTGTATTGAAATCCTGGGGCGTATCTCCATCTATAGTAGTAGGGCATGGTGTTGGGGAATATGCGGCTGCATGCATTGCCGGTGTGTTTAGTCTGGAAGATGGATTGACACTGATTGCTGCAAGGGCTCAATTAACGCAATCAATTAAAGAACGGGGAACAATGGCAATTGTTTTTGCAGATAGTGAATCAGTAGCATCACAAATAGCAGCATATGGTAAAGACCTGTCAATTGCCGCAATCAATGGTCCTGTGAACACCGTAATATCAGGAAAGGAAGACGCTGTAACCTTGGTGTTACAATCGCTAAAGCAGCAAGGTATCAGAAGCAGGAAACTTCCGGTGTCGCATACCTCCCACTCCGCTTTTATGGAGCCCATGTTGGATGAATTCAGGGAAGTTGCCGCCGGGGTTAAGTTTCATCAACCTGTAATTAATCTGATCTCAAGTGTCACCGGTATGCTGGCCACCCCAACTATAGCCAGTCCGGATTATTGGTGTGAACATATTACGGCTCCTGTACAGTTTTATAAAAGCCTCACTACTATAACAGAGCAGGGCGGAGATATGCTGATGGAATTAGGGCCGCATCCTGCACTCCTGCCTTTGGCACAGATGACGCTGGAGTATCCGGAAGATAGCCTATTAACCAGTTTAGAACATGGTGTATCATCCTGGAGTATTATGTTACAAAACTTAATGGCCTTACATGTAAAAGGTATCTCTGTGAATTGGGAGGAGTTTTATGCGGAATGTCTATGCCAGAAAGTAACATTACCTGTATATCCATTTCAACGCCAGCGATATTGGATACAACAGGTAGAAAATACACCGGTAGCAATGACATCTCCTGTAAAAATTAAGGAGATAACGGATACCAGGGATCAGACTGCAGACAGTCATATGGATACCTTAGCGTATCTCCGCGGGACATTGGGTGAACTCTTGAAAATTCCTGCTGCAGAGATTGACATACATAGAGAAATACTATTGCTGGGCGCCAATTCTCTTACTTTGATCCGTATGGTAAAAAGCATAGAGAAAAAGTATGAGGTGAAATTCACCATCCCCCAACTATTCGAAGCACTGACTACGCTTGATCAACTGGCAACATATATTGAAGCGCATAAAACAGTTCAGACGGCTCCTGAAAAAACTGATCCGATACCGGCAACAAGTGATGTCATACAAGCTCCGGCCGCGGCCTCAGATCTGAATAGCGTAGTTACTGCAGTGTCAGCAGTAATACAGGAGCAAATGGAAAATATGCGGCAGCAGATTCTGGTCAGTATGGCGCAGCAATTCAAACTGCTGGCCCTACAACTTGATAGTGTAAGGAGCGTACCTGGTGCAATTGAAACAGTTGCATCCGGCGAGATGAAAAACATTCCGGAGAATGGCCATCACCCAATGGAAGAGAGAAATCCCAAAGGCGAAAGTTTCTCATCAGAAAGCAGCTTATCTGCTATCACCAGGCAGCAGTCAAGGCCCTTACATATCCCATTATCCTTTGAGCAGGAAAGTTTGTGGTTTATTGATCAGCTAGAAGGATCAGTTGCCTATCATGAATACCTCGTTTACAGGGTAGAAGGGGCGATTCAGGTACCGGCTTTAAGATATGCATTGCGGCAGATTGTTAATCGGCACGAGGTGTTGAGAACAGTATTCACACTTGAGGATGAAACGCTGTTTCAGAAGGTATTGGCAGCCGACCAATGGGAATTGGAAATAAATGATCGTACTGTTTATGAGGCGCATTCCCAAACATTGGAAACGTATCTCATCCAATTAGTAAGTGCCCCTTTTGATCTGTCAAAAGATTATATGCTGCGTGCACAGCTGATTCACCTTTCTGAGGTGGAGCATATATTGGTATTAACGACACATCACATTGCTTCTGATGGTTGGTCTATTGATATTCTTTACCGCGAGCTGGTTGAGTTTTATACCGCGTACATGGAATCGCGCACTCCTCAATTACCTTCTCTAAATATGCAGTATGCAGATTATGCGATATGGCAACGGGAGTCCCTATCAGAAGAAGTATTGAATAATAAACTGGTTTATTGGAAAAATAAGCTGGAAGGGGTTATTCCGCTAAACCTGCTTACTGATCATCCACGGCCAGCTGTTCCGGGCATTCAGGGAGCAGCTTTTACTTACAATATTGACTTCGAACTGACAGACGGTTTGCGAAATCTGGGCAAACAGCACGGGTCAACCTTATACATGACCCTTCTGTCTGTATTTAATGTGTTGCTGTACCGCTATAGTGGTCAGGGAGATATTTGTATTGGTACTTCAGTTGTAACAAGAATGAAAGAGGGCGTAGAAGAACTTATCGGTTATTTCGTAAACACGCTGGCTATACGGAATGAACTGAAGAGTGATATTTTGTTTACGCAGTTGCTGAAGCAGGTAAGACAAACAACATTGGATGCATTTGAGCATCATGATGTACCTTTTGCAAAGGTAGTAGATCAGATAACAACAAAAAGAGACCTGGGTCGGAATCCTTTATTTCAGGTTAGGTTTGAGTTGCATGAACAGCCGGATATCTCTGTATTGGATTTGGGAGGGGCACGGTTGTCCGGAGAAATGCTGAATTATACCGCTGCCAAATTTGATTTGATGTTCTCGCTTTATGAGACTAAAGAAGGGTTATACGGAAGAGTGGAGTACGATAAGGACTTATTTGATGAAGATACTATTGTGCAATTAAGCCAACATTTTAAGCAGTTATTGTATGCTGTTGTAAAATCACCTGAAGAACAGATTGGTCGGTTATCCATGTTGAGTCCGCAGGAGCAGGAGCAGTTATTGATATCTTTCAATGACGTCTCAGGAGAGCTTCCTGCAAACAGAACGATGATGGACTTATTTATGGCGCAGGTATATCACACACCGGATGCCATTGCAGTGATGTTTGAAGATCAGCAGCTCACATATAGTGAGCTTGCTGCATCCGCAGATCAATTAGCACACTACTTACGGGCTAAAGGGGTCAGAGAGGAAACAATAGTGCCTATCTGTATAGAAAGGTCCCTGAATATGATCATCGGGATACTGGGGATTTTAAAAGCTGGTGCAGCTTATGTGCCTATCGACACCGAATATCCGATAGATCGGATCAGACATATCCTGGAAGATACAGGTGCGAATATAATAGTAGCCGATACTGCTACAAAGAGTCTTTTTGCATTCATAGAAGAGACCAGCAATATTATTGTCCTGGATGCCGATAAACATATCTTCAGCAAGCATCCAGCTATTACACCTGAGGTGTTCGTTACACCTTCCCACCTGGCATATGTGATTTATACTTCCGGTTCTACGGGTCAACCTAAGGGTGTAATGGTGGAACATGGTGGCATGTTGAATCATTTGTATTCAAAGATAACCACCTTAAATGTCACATCAGATACTACAATAGCATTTACAGCGGCATATACTTTTGATATTTCAGTATGGCAGATGTTTGCTTCCTTGATAAAGGGAGGTAAGACGATCATCTATCATGAATCTCTGATTTTGCAACCGGCGTTATTTCTGGATGCGCTGATTCTTGATCGAATTACTATTCTGGAACTGGTTCCTTCTTATTTGGCTGTTCTGCTGCGGGAAAAAAAGTTGACGTTGCTGAAAGACCTGTGTTTCCTGATTGTTACCGGTGAAGCAGTCAGTCATCATTTGCTGGAGTTGTGGTTTAAATGTCATACTGAAAGAGTGATTCCGGTAGCGAATGCATATGGGCCAACAGAAGCTTCAGATAACATCTGTCATTATGCCATGTATGAATTACCTGAACAGGTGAATATACCCTTAGGCCGGCCCATTCAAAATATGAAAATATACATATTGGATGACTCGCTGCAATTATGTCCTGTAGGGGTGGCCGGGGAAATTTGCGTAACAGGTATTGGGGTGTCTCGTGGTTATCTGAATCGTCCGTCACTCACAGCGGAAAGGTTTATCAAGGACCCATTTTATCCGGAATCGACTATGCGGATGTACCGTACCGGTGATCGGGGAAGGTGGTCGTCGGAAGGCATTATCGAATATCTTGGTCGTGTTGATAATCAGGTAAAGATACGTGGTTATCGAATAGAACCCGGCGAGATAGAAAGTGCGCTGCAGGCATCAGGTATGGTTAACGAGGCAGTAGTGATAGCCCGGCAGGATCATCTGACAAATAACAACAATAATAGTAATCTGATTGCCTATGTAGTACCACAGGAGAACTTTGACAAGGCAGCTGTCCTTTCCTATCTGAAGATGCGGTTGCCGGGATACATGATCCCTACTTTACTTATCGAAATAGATAAATTACCATTAACCGCTAATGGAAAGATTGATAAAAAGGCATTGCCGGACCCTGGCGAGATGGCATCTGTAGGAAACAGGCATGTTCCTCCGGGAAATGAGCTGGAATCTCTTCTGGTTGGTGCCTGGGAGCAGATATTGGGCATATCCGGCGTTGGTATTTACGATAATTTTTTTGAGTCGGGAGGGCATTCTTTGCTGGGTAGCTTGCTGATATCCGTTTTGCGCCGGCAGCTGAAAGTAGAGCTGACCGTTAAAACACTGTTTCATTTTCCTACTGTTGCAAAAATGGCAACATATATTGAATCACAAACGAAGGAATTACTGTTGCCGGTTAAACACCGCCGCATTGTCATATAG
- a CDS encoding glycosyltransferase family 9 protein → MEKKIFRIVVKGGLGDVLLLTPTMKAIKQTYPNSKIMLFCFNERQKSIFENNPHVDKVYTTSFWSNPISYIRVSMKWGKFYKDFYGGLIPTVFYNENAKMLIAGLYDVELQDDKVQVFLTQQEEEKARQLLSKYKNPVLLHITSKTSKNQEWKHSNWDELITSMPDCTFLQLGVMKEEKVEKAVDLRGLLSFRETLALIKYASSFVGVNSSFSHATNAFDIPGVVIFGPAQPDIWGHPNNINIYKPMRCSPCLDLIFAAKCPYDKACMDRISVTEVREALRSQLQFS, encoded by the coding sequence GTGGAAAAGAAAATTTTCAGAATCGTTGTAAAAGGCGGGCTGGGGGATGTGCTGCTGCTCACGCCTACCATGAAAGCCATTAAGCAGACCTATCCCAATAGTAAAATCATGCTCTTCTGCTTTAATGAGCGCCAGAAGTCCATATTCGAAAACAATCCGCATGTAGACAAAGTGTATACTACCTCCTTCTGGAGCAACCCGATTTCCTATATCCGTGTAAGCATGAAATGGGGAAAGTTTTATAAGGATTTTTATGGTGGGTTGATCCCTACCGTGTTTTACAATGAGAACGCCAAAATGCTCATTGCCGGCTTGTATGACGTAGAACTGCAGGATGATAAGGTACAGGTGTTCCTGACACAGCAGGAGGAAGAGAAAGCCAGACAACTGTTGTCAAAATATAAAAATCCCGTGTTGTTGCATATTACTTCCAAAACGTCGAAGAATCAGGAGTGGAAGCACAGTAACTGGGATGAGCTGATCACCTCGATGCCGGATTGTACTTTCCTGCAGCTGGGCGTGATGAAGGAAGAGAAAGTAGAAAAGGCGGTAGACCTACGGGGGCTGCTTTCCTTCCGGGAAACGCTGGCGCTCATTAAATATGCCAGCAGCTTTGTGGGGGTGAATTCTTCTTTTTCACATGCTACCAACGCTTTTGACATTCCGGGTGTTGTGATATTTGGTCCTGCGCAACCTGATATCTGGGGCCATCCCAACAATATCAATATCTATAAGCCCATGCGCTGTTCACCTTGTCTGGATCTTATATTTGCTGCAAAGTGTCCTTATGACAAAGCCTGTATGGATCGTATTTCAGTAACGGAAGTCAGGGAAGCGCTTCGTTCGCAGCTGCAGTTTTCCTGA